Within Verrucomicrobia bacterium CG1_02_43_26, the genomic segment CCGCGTGATAGAATCCAGCACGATGTATTCGAGACGATTGATGCCCTCATTATATAAGATATACGTGGCTGACTTTTGCCAACGGGTAGCGATCTTCAAGCAGAGCTCTCCCACGGTGAAACGAGGAGCTGTGAGCTTGAACGGCTTTCGAGGACGGTTTTTTTCGCGCTCCGCGATGCGAGCCCTGGTACGCTCGCGAGCAGCCTGGCCCCTTTGTTTAAGGTCCGTAGGGCGAGCGTAGGGAGACGGGTTATTATTGGTATCTGTGGTAACAGTAGGTTTCATAATACGAGGTTAGGTGATTTGGGGAGTTGTGGGAACTCGATTAAGGATAATACGAAATATCACGGAAGTGTCAACACCTTTTTTCTTGTGTGCCGGAACCACTCGGCGGAAAAGCCCCCCCCAGCACGCTTATCGAGAGATTCGAGGAAGAAGGCCCGGCGAGCGCGATAGATATGCTTGTGACGATTTTGATTAGCCCTATGCGGTTGAGGCGAGCGGTGTAAAGTGATCTCTATCATTATAATAGCATTGACTTCATGCGGGAATTCAGAGACCATCTAATCTTTCAAGAGGTTTAAAATTCAAGAATGACAGCAGAGAAGACGATAGAAGTTACAGGTAAAGTGATCGCGGTGTTGCCGGGAACGATGTTCCGGGTAGAGTTGGAGAATGGGCACCTTGTGTTAGCCCACATATCCGGGAAGCTGCGGAAGAACTTCATCAAAATCGGTGTTGGCGACCTTGTGAAAATGGAAATGAGCAGTTACGACCTCAATAAAGCGAGAATCGTATACCGCATGAAGAACCCGAATCAAGTGAAGCGTAACCCTGTGCGTAGCTTCGGCCCTGGTGGTAGAAGACCTGGTGGTCCGCGGAAGTAGGTGTTTTGTGGGGGATTAGAACTCTGAAGCTTGAGAAGGTTCTTGGGGCTTCTTTGGATTAAGTGTTTCGATATCAATCTTATATCGCTGAAAGTCCTCGGGATCGGCAGGTTCATATTTGAATCGCTCAAATATTTGGATACTGACGCATTGCTTTAAGTACTTTCTTTGATGATCTACATCCTTACTGCTTTCAGCAAGCCATTTTTGATTGTCAGGATTTTTTAGTACCTCTTCTCGGTATTCGTCATGCTTGGGATCTAGCAGGTCACGGATATTCATATAGAAAATATCATTCAGAAAATCCAATTCACTTTTCTCATTTAGCGGAGAAAGTTGCAATAATTTACCTACTTTCCTTTTATTTAAAATCAGGACAAAATCATCACCTCTTTTATCAGCTTTTATCAGAGGGATAGCGCGCCCTTTATGATGGTAAACATGTTCTGTTATGTCATCACTCGATTCATCTGAAGGGTTTATTGTACAATGATCGTAAGCGTTTATGAAGTAGTATAAGGTAGGGCCAGAACCGGCCAATATTATGATTATGTCATCTATGTTGAAGTTATCCAGAATATTTGGAAAATCACCCTTGTCGATTGGAGTACATTTATCGCATATCTGTTGGAAAATAGAACTATCTTCATCTCTTGCAATAGTCCGGCCATGGCTGACACCTAATTTATCGCTGCTACCAAAGGTAATATATCCTGGTTCCTCAAAGAAGATATCTCGGTTATATATGCTACTGATACCAAATCTAGGTGGATCATCACGCTTATCACTATCGATGGGAGTGCGTAGTTTACTCTTATCATAAGAATCAGCTCCGAAATACTTCTGGAAAATTTTAATAGATTGTTTCTTTTTATAGAAGCTCGCTTTCACATCATCCTTATATTCCTTAATGAGCTTATTGCTTATAGGGGTTGTTGTTAATTTCGTTGCTTTTCTAGCTTCCAGTTCATTATTGGACTGATCTTTGATGTTTTTCAAAAGAGGTTCTACTCTATTATCTAAAATTTCATTCACGCGGTTAGCCTCAAAGTCAAAAGTGTCAAAAAGATCCGTATTCTTTTTTAAATCTGGAATTTCCTTAATCAAATGTTCAGAAAAATATTTTATATTGCTGAGTTCGTTATTTTCATAACGTTCAACCGGTAATTTATAGTTTTTTACAAATTCGCATTCGCCACTTTTTTTTTCAATGCGGAGGGGTTTTAAATAATAAGCGAGACTAAACAAGAAATATTGTTGGCAGTATTTTTTACTCCCGTGTCGATCTTTCCAGAAAAAATCATTGAAGTCTAATACCTCAGGTCTCAAATAATGTTCTATTAGATCACTGACACTTTCTGGAATGATATTTGAACCGCAGTAAGTTGCACCAGCGTCCGGCGGTTGTTTGTATTGCCAGATTGTTTTTATGAAATCGTAGCGCTTTTCAAATAAGCAATATGCACCTATAATGAAAATTCTGTGAAGCAGGCTAACATGTTTGTATTTTGGTATAATGCCTGCTCTGATTTTGTTTTCTAGTTCATCAGCCTCTTTCTGCTTATCTTCTGGTATCTTACTTTTTAGTAATTGAAACTGCTTCCACCAATCATCCCATTTAGTTTTTGAGAAAATGCTATTAGTTGATTTGTATAGAGCATTAAACTCATGATGTAATATTTTTCCATGGATAAGCCCATAAAGATCCCAAACACTTGTCTTCGGATGAATGTCGAGCAAACTCAATCCATTTACAATTTTTTCTATAAACTTTTTGAATACTGAAAAAGCATTCTCTGCAATTATGTATTTAGAAGTTGTATACAAAAAAAGATTGAATTGAGAGAGGTATTCCGGATCGAATTTTTCTTCTCTAAATTGACTTTCCAAAACAACATCTGGATACCACTTGGAGAAAGCTACACAAACGGACTCATTTTGATGTTTCAGGGCAAATTGAATTAGTGAAACTGGTCTTTCCAGAATTGCTTCAATGTACCTTTCATTGTTTGGTCTTGAAGTTAAAGAGATAAGTATATCTTGCATATGGCGCAAAGTGTAAATTGCAAGTTCTTCATTTTGTGATTTAATTGCTGCTTCATAAATCTTAGCAAATTGATTGA encodes:
- a CDS encoding translation initiation factor IF-1; amino-acid sequence: MTAEKTIEVTGKVIAVLPGTMFRVELENGHLVLAHISGKLRKNFIKIGVGDLVKMEMSSYDLNKARIVYRMKNPNQVKRNPVRSFGPGGRRPGGPRK